TGCCCAGCAGATCGCGGCTCAGGCCGCTCGTGACTTCGAGTTTGACCTGCGGATACTGACGGTTGAAGCGAGCGAGCACCTGCGTCGTCGCGCCCGTCGCGAAATCTTCCGGCACCCCGAGGCGTACCGTCACCGCCACGACCGCCCCCGAGAGCGCTTCGAACATCTGATCGTTGAGCGCGAGCATCTGACGCGCGTAACCGAGCAACAACTCGCCTGCGTCGGTGGCGTGCACCTCGCGATTGCCCCGGTCGAGCAGCTTATGGCCGACCATGTCTTCCAGACGCTTCACCTTCTGACTGACGGTGGACTGCGTCGAGTGCAGACGGGCGGCCGCCGTCGTGAAGCTGCCGCAATCGGCCACCATGATGATCGAGCGCAAGAGGTCCAGATCGAACAACGGTCGATTCGTTTTCGCACTGCCAGCCATGTCTCGTATTTATTTTTGCAATGAATGGCTGAACTTGTATCACGCGCGACGAATGCCCGGCAACTGGAGTTTGCGGCGGTGCCAGCGCCAGGATGGCTTCCGGCACCGCGTCGTGCATGTGGCGTTTGGCTAGACGCCCAGCGCCCGTCCGTCGCTGCGCGGATCGTGCGCGCCGCTCATCTGCCCTTGCGGGCCGATACGAATCGCGCCCGGATGCCCCGCCAGTTGGCTTTGCGGCGGCAGCGGACTCATCTCATGCCCTCGCGCCGCCAGCGCGGTGAACACCCCCGCCCCCGCGTCCTGCTCCAGCTTGAGGCTGTCGCGTGAATCCGAGAACGTCTTGCCCAGCAGGAAGCGTGGGCGCTTCAATGCTGTCAACGGGTCCATGTCGTAGTCGATGAGTCGGGTAAGCACCGCCGCCAACGTCTGCGGCTGCCCGTCTGCGCCTTGTGTACCGTAAAGCAATTGCGGACGACCGCCCTTCAGGTACATGCCGGGATTGAGCGTATGGAACGGACGCTTGCCGCCGCGCAGCACATTGGGACTTGCCGGGTCCATGCTGAACGACGCACCTCGGTTGTGCCACAGTACGCCGGTGTCACCCAGCACCACACCGCTGCCCCAGTCGAAGTAGACGGTTTGCAGCATGCTCACGCAGTTGCCCTGGTTGTCCGCTGCGCCGATGTACACGGTGTCGCCTGTCTTGAAGACGTGCGGCCATGGCATCGCGCGGTCCATGCGAATGCTGCGCGCATGGGCGTCGAGATTCGCACCGGACAGCAACCGATCCACCGGCACGTCGACGAAATCGGGATCGGCCACGTAGCGGTTGCGGTCGAGAAATGCCAGCTTCACGGCTTCGACCAGCACGTGATAGTAGTCCGCGCTGCCCTCCGGCATCGACTTCAGATCGAAGCGATCGAGGATGCCCATGATCTCGAGCGTCGTCACGCCTTGTGTCGGCGGACGCAGCCCGAGCAGTTCGCCGTCCCGATACGCCACGCGCAATGGCACTTCCTCACGCGCCTGCGCACGCGACAGATCGCTCGCGCGCAAGGGCGAGCCGACCTTCTTCAGACCAGCGGCGATGCGTCCGGCCAGATCGCCTTCATAGAATTCGCGTCCGCCGTGGGTGGCGATGCTGTCGAGACTTCGCGCCAGCGCTGGCTGATGAAAGCGCTCGCCCGCTTGCGGGATGCGTCCGTTCGGCATGAAAGTGGACGAAAAGCCCTCCCAGCCCGACAACTCGTTGGCCCGGAACGTCTGCCAGAAGTGCTGCGAAGGCGTGACCGGAAAGCCGTTCGCGGCATACTCGGTCGCACGCGAAAAGAGCAACGGCCACGATTGCTGGCCACCCCACTGCGTGCGACTCAATTCGAATGCCTTGTCCCAAATGGCGACGGTCGCGGCTGTGGTCAACGTGGCACCGGGGCCGCGCACAGGAATCGCACTGCCGTATTCGGGTGTTTGCGCGGCCGCCTGTCCGATGCCTGAAAGCGTGCGCACGTTGCCGTCACGATCGCCGATCACCATGAAGGCGTCGCCGCCCAGACCGGTGAAATGCGGATACGTCACGCTCAGCACCGCGCCGATGGCAATCGCCGCTTCGATAGCGTTTCCGCCTGCGCGCAGCACTTCCAGCCCCGCTTCGCTCGCCAGCGCATGCGGACTGGTCACCATGCCGCGCGTCGATTGGGCGAGACGTTCGTCCGGCTTTGCGCTGGTCTGCGCTTTCGCCGTTACCGACGGCGCGGCTGCCACAGCTTCGGCAGCCTCCACTGCCGAGAGCGGCAGGACGGCGCTGCCGGCGAGCGCCGCCGTTCCCATCAGAAAGTTGCGGCGCGCGTTGATGCCGGTCGCGTCGCTGCTGTTGGACGGTGGTGATTGCAGTGGTGTCGGAGTGAGGCCATCGGCCAGTTTTGGTGCGAACGTCATGCCGTCTCCCTTGGGGATGTCATTGGAAGGCGAAGCGCACCCGACACTGGCAGCGCTTCGCCCCTACATCGTGAAATCGTCAAATCGACAAATCGACAAAGGGTTGGCGTCAGACTTCCGCCTTCCAGCCCTTCCAGTTGCGCTGATGCGAGACCTCCGGAGCGGAGTAGCGCTCCTTGACCCAGGCGTAGACCGGACCCAGCGCGTTCATCGCGACGGCGGCGGCCAGTGCGGCCAGCGGGTCCTGGGCAACGGGGCCGAAGCCGCCGAATAGCGTGGCGAAGTAAGTCGCGAAGCCGAAGAACATGCCCGGGATGAAGTTCAGGCCGGGGAAGAAGCGCGCCAGCGCCATCATCGAGCCGTTGCCTGCGAACAGAATCACCATCTCCGCGACCACCAGCGTGTTGCCGCTGAACTGCGTCGCGGCCTGTTTGAAGCCCAGTACGATCAGGAACGCGAAGCACGATCCGATCGGTAGCGTCGCCCAGATGCGTTTGAGGTTCACCAGCGTCGGGCCGCCCATCGCGAACGTGGCCGCCCAACTGATGAAGATCGCCCATGGCGGCAGATGCAACGGCAGCATCGCAATCGGGATGGTGGTGACAGCAAGCAGTGAGGCAACGACTTCCGCAGGCAGCTTCTTCATGATTGTCTCCTTGAGTTTTATAAGCACTTCATTGCGCACAACAACATGAATGCCGGTGAATCTCGCAGCTATGCTGCGTCACGACCGTGATGCGGCCGCGTTTGATGACCCACAGACGTGGTGGGATATCGAGCAGCGCGTCGGCCACCCGGAACGTGTCGAGAATGATCAGATCGGCCTGCTTGCCCACGGCGATGCCGTAGTCGTGCGACAGCCCGATGGCGCGCGCGGCGTTATGCGTGCCCATGTCCAGAATTGCCTGCTGATGCTCGGGCACGCCGAACTGCGCCACGTGCGCGAGCAGATTGCCGATCTGCAACATGTCCGCCTTGCCGAACGGCGTGAACGCATTGCGCACGTTGTTCGACGAGTAAGCGACGTTCACGCCCGCGCTATGCAACGCCTTCACGGGGGTCAGCCCACGGCGCTGATTCTGCGCATCCTTGCGTCCACCGAGGTACAGATCCGTCGCTGGCAACGTCACGATGCTGATGCCCGCCAGCCGGATCTGTTCGATCACCGGTGCGAGTTCGTCGTTGTCGAGCGCGCCCAGACTCGT
The Pandoraea oxalativorans genome window above contains:
- a CDS encoding gamma-glutamyltransferase family protein codes for the protein MVTSPHALASEAGLEVLRAGGNAIEAAIAIGAVLSVTYPHFTGLGGDAFMVIGDRDGNVRTLSGIGQAAAQTPEYGSAIPVRGPGATLTTAATVAIWDKAFELSRTQWGGQQSWPLLFSRATEYAANGFPVTPSQHFWQTFRANELSGWEGFSSTFMPNGRIPQAGERFHQPALARSLDSIATHGGREFYEGDLAGRIAAGLKKVGSPLRASDLSRAQAREEVPLRVAYRDGELLGLRPPTQGVTTLEIMGILDRFDLKSMPEGSADYYHVLVEAVKLAFLDRNRYVADPDFVDVPVDRLLSGANLDAHARSIRMDRAMPWPHVFKTGDTVYIGAADNQGNCVSMLQTVYFDWGSGVVLGDTGVLWHNRGASFSMDPASPNVLRGGKRPFHTLNPGMYLKGGRPQLLYGTQGADGQPQTLAAVLTRLIDYDMDPLTALKRPRFLLGKTFSDSRDSLKLEQDAGAGVFTALAARGHEMSPLPPQSQLAGHPGAIRIGPQGQMSGAHDPRSDGRALGV
- a CDS encoding DUF1097 domain-containing protein, whose amino-acid sequence is MKKLPAEVVASLLAVTTIPIAMLPLHLPPWAIFISWAATFAMGGPTLVNLKRIWATLPIGSCFAFLIVLGFKQAATQFSGNTLVVAEMVILFAGNGSMMALARFFPGLNFIPGMFFGFATYFATLFGGFGPVAQDPLAALAAAVAMNALGPVYAWVKERYSAPEVSHQRNWKGWKAEV